ATTCACTCTGTTCTAGAGAATAAGGATTCTGCTTGAGAAATTTCTGATCAATCCATGTTCATTTGCTTTTCCATTCTAGGCATGCTGCAGGTTCTTTGCATACtggattttatttttggtatttATAATTCACGGCAGATCCAAGCATGAAAGATGTTGCTTGGATGGTATAAATCATACTTGGAAATGATTCAGTGGCTAACTCTAAATTTAAGACCACTTGTACATGCAATTAAATTGCAACCAAACTGTTGCTTGTGAGAAGTAATAATCAACGTGACTGAGAAACAGGGGATTGATCAATATAATTGTGAAATGTTGATATCACTGAAAAAAGCAGTTAAGTTCTTACTTGTGATTGCCGTACCAAAGTGAAATGTTATAGGTTGCTAGGTCTGTGTTTCATTTGCATCAGAACAAAGACATAGGGGAAATAGCTATACATCTGTTAATAGGTGGACAACACACCGTCCTCTTTGCTTCCACCCTCTTCTGTTTATTGTTGAGCAATGCCATTTCACAGGAATATATTCTAGATGGCTGAACATGCTTAGTTGGAAAAAAATTTTGTGCATCTCTTTGTCTGTCAAATGTTTACATTTTACAGTACGATTCTAATATAAATTTATGCTCTTTGTAGATTCCGGAGCGAACTTCCAGATCCAAGTGCACAACCCAAGCTCATGTCCATGAAGAAAGACAAAGATTAGTAAGTAATCTGTTCTGTTGCTCAAACTTTTAAACATCTTGCATTTAGACTTGTCTGTGCATTTAAGTTTTgatttccttgtaacatttTAAATACATGCAATTTATACTCGGTCAGGTCATTGGCAGGTTAGTAACTCATTTACAACTTTCATTTCCAAAAGTAGGCATTGGCATTCTTATCTGGTAATGATTCAAATCAAAAGAGTACCAGGCCTATCATCTATATTAGAAGTTGCAGCAAGGGCTGGTCCATGTCAAATTTTGAGTTTAAGTATTTAATTTACCCTATATTAAACACCTGTTGAAATAGTATAATAGACCTGGGTCTGAACCTAAGTGGTACTTTATTATCTCTTTATGCAAGATCTGCTGGAGTAACTTGATAACAGAGCACAGCCAAGCCATTTTGAACTCTTTGTACTCATTTTACTGGAACTTGACTAGAAATTGGGAGTTGAGGTATGTGAATCTTTTTCACTACATATAAAATTCATATCAAATAATTATTGAACTTTGTTGATACCCTTGATGTTCTGCTTTAATAGTTGAGATGTTTGATTTACTTAATAAGACTATAACTAACCAAATATTACATGAATAAAACTCTAAAACAGACCAAGTCTTACTTTTctttgttattgttatttttcAGTGCCCATTTATAGGATAGTGTTTGTTTGTAAATGTCAGGGGATCCAAAATGAATAGAGAGTGGATTCATTCTAAAAACAAACTCAGCCAAGAATACAAGGATGGTATTCAGTCTTTCATTGAATTAAGgtaaacaattttaaatgtaCGTGGCTCGATAAGTGCATGCAAATCATTATTAGTTACTTTTCTCTATATGGTTATGCCTTcctaattcataattaaacatCTTTTGGTCGTtatcataattatatattactGTTAACTTGGTCTTTTTGTCAGTATGGTCTgttagtttccatttttgtttattatttacTTATGATGTTGACCATGTGTGCAGGGAGACTTTGCTTTCTTATCTTATCAAAATCACAACTGCTTATTGTCTCTGGATCGATATGTGGCTAGGAGAATGAAGGTTAATTATGTGGTAGGCTCCTACCTTGATCCCCTTATAGTTAAGGTACCCTTTCTTATTTGGGCATGTAGGTCTGATTACATGCTTTATCTCatgtttgttttcttatttttaattGTCTAACTCAAGTTAAACCATTGATATCTTGTGTGTATTTTTGCTTTGATTAGTTGGTAAGCATTCAGTGTGCGGTTTTGGTACTAAAAACTAacttttgtttaatttgatATTTTGCACTTATTAAATAATGTTTTATGCTCATCATGAATCCATTTTTGTACAACATTATGATTGCTTTCTTTGATGTTTCCTTATGAAATCCTGTTTACTCCTTTCAATATTCCTTTGTCAAGGTCCAACATATATTTTCATCTCCTCAGTTTCATGAATTTTCTTGGAGTCAACGGTATTTTATGATTAAAGCTTTTGGTGCAGGTATACTGATCATACACATGTTCAAGGATGGTCTATATGCCTCTGGTTCTCCATCAAAAGCTGTCTGCATTATTGATCTTAATTGTTACAAATATTTTTTATAGTTGAAGACTTGTGAAGCATACTATGAAAGTGCTCAATTTGTTCATGTTTGTTGGATTTGAAAAAAGAGTTGATGTTTGGCTCTGTTTATTActataataaattcaaatttttggtaaaaacaAATTCTATTTATATAATTGGCGACAACCATTAGATTTGTTTCGTCTCTTATTTGTCTGATTGGTgccattaaatttgaaaaaaaaaaaacaatttaatttcagtaAAAGGAGACGGAGTGAGTTTCGTCCCCTATTTGTCTAATTGGCgccattaaatttaaaaaaaaaaattaaattttgaaaataaaaggagaCGGAGTGAGTTTGTCCCCTATTCCTCTTATTGGCgccaatttattttatttcccTCCATTCTCCCAATGCTCAATGAGAATTGGGGATGAATTTTCATTGAATAGGggacaatttttatttcttcaccAAATACATTAGGAGACGGAATTTATCGGTCGTTGCCTTAAACAATTTGGGACGAGCTTTAGGAGACGACTTTAGCCACAAAACGATTCCGTCTCAAATTTTTTTAGGGGACGAATTCTCAGCTATTAGAGACAAAATGATTTTGTCTCTAAATGagttttctctagtagtgaAGCGCAGGAGCGACCAGGCGGACACGGGTATATTACTGATCAAGGCGGCGGTTGAGGTGGCGATTAAGAGGCTTTATCATGATGTGGAGACTCATCACGGCGagcaatgttttaaaaggctaAGGCGTAGCCGAGGCGTTTTCGGGAGAGCCTCAGTAAGGCGttcgccttgaggcgtaaggcgtaagccttatgTATTAACGAGATTTATGTAAGTAAAGCTGAATCCAACTAAGTAAAGTTTCAGAAAACAAAGGAGCACACATAAACCATTGAATTACAGAACTCATCAATCGAAAGGGTGATAAAAAAGCAAGTCATGCACCAGTACTGATATTCAAAATGCCTATACTTAATTACTTGTATCAACTTCTATCTTAAACAGAACAACCAAGTAGATTGGAACTTCATAGCATAGTTTTTCTATGAACAGAACAGCTAAGTAGATGGAAATTGCTATATCATAAACAGAACAACATCGAATTGAATAGCCTCAGACCAATCGAATTAGAATAGCCTCACCTTTTGGTCTCTGTATCGGCTTAACAAAGTTGGAAACGAGTGACACATATCTAACCCACAGAGTTTATAGAAATACGATTAGAATGTAGTTACCTATACATAAATCACCCAAATAACACACATATATAACCCAAGGTCACAGAACTGTCTAACAAGTTACCCAAATTATGCTCCAATAAAAATGGGGGAGCTAAAAGAGTCTAACGCATACAGTTCAATATCTGGGATTCTCAATGATCGAATAAAAGAAGTCCTGGGAGCAGGATAACACCATTAATCAGTAGCCCAAAAAGAAATGTAATAAAATCCTTGCTCAAAGCCTCAAACTGATTCCATCAAAGTACAGACAACAACATTGCACAAAAAAGCCCACCGCATCAATATCTTCTACATCCTCAATTCCTCGTACATAAGTACATAGTCAACAGAATACGAACTGAATAGAACTTATATCAACAAAAAGTGTTTAGCAAATAACAGAACAGTTGCGAAGCTACTTACAGGAGAAGGACCCATGGCGATATTGATGTTTCCGGCAATCAGATTTCCAGTGAGCAATACAAACATCATCCCCACCACATCGAACCAATTCTGCCAAGAAAGAACCAgaggaacaaaaaaaacaaccaaataAACCAGATGAAAGGACATGGGTCGTGATCATTTTATCAAATTGGCTGCTTGGGAATTGGGATTTGGGAGTAAAGGAGTCGGAGTTGTGATGGAGGAGGCAGAAGGAAGCCGAAAATGACTTTAGCTCGAGACCTAAACCAGTTTTAACTCTCAaaacaccaaaacgacgtcgttttggggttgaaaggaaaaaaaaaaagttttgggCGTCCGCTTTGAACGCCTGCAGACGCGTTTTTCGCGCCTTCAGCGCCTT
This portion of the Rosa chinensis cultivar Old Blush chromosome 1, RchiOBHm-V2, whole genome shotgun sequence genome encodes:
- the LOC112185109 gene encoding uncharacterized protein LOC112185109 isoform X1, which codes for MFWVFCRSLSATLVSSFRGGRVQISVQVFSSPNTKQSCRPIIPRKPISLPFTLKLLLLCFRFVLFLNILRFVFGFRLQIPERTSRSKCTTQAHVHEERQRLICWSNLITEHSQAILNSLYSFYWNLTRNWELRGSKMNREWIHSKNKLSQEYKDGIQSFIELRETLLSYLIKITTAYCLWIDMWLGE